The Streptosporangiales bacterium region GTGCCCGGCAGGCAGGAACCGCTCGTCACCCCACCACACCGACAGCCGCCGCCAGTCGATGGCGTCCCTGGCCGGCGCGGTACGCAGTGCCGCGAGCGACGCGGTGCCGATGCCGCCGCCGGTGAGCACGACGGACGCGTGCCCGCGGCTGCTCTGCGCGTCGACGATGCGGGTCACCAGCCGCGCGGCGACCGCCTGGGCGAGTAGGTCGGCGTCCCGGTGCACGGTCACGGTCGGCGTGTCGGGCATGCGTCACCCCTTCGACTGTTTGGCGAGCCGCTTCGCGTGGTGGGCGAGGGTCTCGTGGTACGGCTCGTCCGGGTCGAGCCTGCGCAGCTCCTCGGCCAGCAGCTCGGAGATCTCGCGGCGGGCGAGGGCCACCTGCCGGTCCGGGTCGCCGGGACGCGACAGCGTCGCCAGCCGGCCGTCCGGGCGGTGCACGGCGATCTGGCCGCCGGGCACGTCGAGCGTCACGGCGGTGATGCCGGGGCCGCGCGAGGCGACCTGGTCGACGCGTACCCGCAGCTGCTTGCTCAGCCAGGTGACCAGCAGCTCACCGCTGGGGTTCCCGCGCGCCGCGTGCACCGTGGCGCTGCGGATACGGCCCGGGTTCTGGTCGAGCTCGGACGCCAGCAGTGTGCGCCACGGGGTGAGCCGGGTCCAGGCGAAGTCGGTGTCGCCCGGCTGGTACTCCTCGGCGCGCTGCGGCAGCAGCTTCGTGCTTCGCGCGCCCGCCGCGGCGTCGGTCACCCGGCGCTTGGCGAGCTGGCCGAGCACGGTGTTCGCGACGTCGGCGGGGGCATTGCCCGGCCACCAGACGACCACCGGCGTGTCCGGCAGCAGCAGCGGCAGCACGACGGAGTCGGCGTGCCTGCCGAGCTTGCCGGCCAGCCGCAGGATGACCGACTCGAGCAGGCCGGCCTCGCCGCCGACGGAGAGCTCGGCGTCCAGGCGTGCCTTGTCCCTGCCGGAGTGGCGGATCACCGTGAGGATGCGGCACGGGTGCTCCCGCGCGGCCTCGGTCGCGGCGCGCAGCGCGTCCGCGTGGTCGTCCTCTGTGGTGTCGATGACGAGGGTCAGCACCATGCCGACG contains the following coding sequences:
- a CDS encoding glucose-6-phosphate dehydrogenase assembly protein OpcA — protein: MRIDLTDTNSSAIASALLDARRRSGSPTVGMVLTLVIDTTEDDHADALRAATEAAREHPCRILTVIRHSGRDKARLDAELSVGGEAGLLESVILRLAGKLGRHADSVVLPLLLPDTPVVVWWPGNAPADVANTVLGQLAKRRVTDAAAGARSTKLLPQRAEEYQPGDTDFAWTRLTPWRTLLASELDQNPGRIRSATVHAARGNPSGELLVTWLSKQLRVRVDQVASRGPGITAVTLDVPGGQIAVHRPDGRLATLSRPGDPDRQVALARREISELLAEELRRLDPDEPYHETLAHHAKRLAKQSKG